A window of the Lolium perenne isolate Kyuss_39 chromosome 7, Kyuss_2.0, whole genome shotgun sequence genome harbors these coding sequences:
- the LOC127314413 gene encoding uncharacterized protein, protein MAASSPASSGKAASDSSAPAPAVANGNGTPQKPPSGPGFDMPKPNLRGLNKPKCIQCGNVARSRCPFQCCKSCCYKAQNPCHIHVLKTNNTLPEKTPPAPAPSSDQPLTNSPVTGSSSRLSSVQKLPLHFLNSLRTRKSFAKKDVASINKWRFMKLKEHMQGDIDAENEAYDRYTQNIGLLEETFYLTEDAAGEHETEATSSEERMEIMVSEAKVRLKSDRANADGFKERIAIVLDQKLKELQEKHSTYEEGNSSDQNIDGHRKLLKLSIKQQMARNAKTNELLARLTKAQSGDDLKPCLDIMAQLFEKENASSCMDASEKPSNQELTVATAPSYSFPKLTNRLEVDENMVSMINELSSLSQVVQL, encoded by the exons ATGGCTGCGTCGTCTCCCGCCTCCAGCGGCAAGGCGGCGAGCGACTCCTCCGCTCCTGCCCCGGCGGTCGCCAACGGCAATGGGACGCCGCAGAAGCCGCCCTCCGGCCCCGGCTTCGACATGCCCAAGCCCAACCTCCGCGGGCTGAACAAGCCCAAGTGCATCCAGTGCGGCAACGTCGCCCGCTCCCG GTGCCCCTTCCAGTGTTGCAAGAGCTGCTGCTACAAAGCCCAGAACCCTTGTCATATTCACG TTCTCAAAACGAACAACACATTGCCAGAAAAGACACCACCAGCTCCTGCCCCCTCGTCAGACCAACCATTAACTAATTCACCTGTAACTGG TTCTTCGTCGAGGCTGTCTTCTGTACAAAAGCTTCCCCTTCATTTTCTTAACTCACTCCGAACACGAAAGTCCTTTGCCAAGAAG GATGTTGCCAGCATAAACAAGTGGAGGtttatgaagctaaaggaacatatgCAAGGAGACATCGATGCTGAAAATGAAGCATATGATAGGTATACACAGAACATTGGGTTACTGGAGGAAACGTTCTATCTCACAGAAGATGCTGCTGGTGAACATGAAACTGAAGCAACTTCTTCAGAAGAAAGGATGGAAATAATGGTTTCTGAGGCAAAGGTGAGGTTAAAATCTGATCGTGCAAATGCTGATGGCTTTAAAGAGAGAATTGCCATTGTCTTGGATCAGAAGCTGAAGGAATTgcaagagaaacacagtacctaTGAGGAAGGCAACTCCTCTGACCAAAATATAGATGGCCATAGAAAGCTGCTGAAGTTAAGCATAAAGCAGCAAATGGCGAGAAACGCGAAAACGAATGAGCTGCTTGCTAGGTTGACAAAAGCACAGAGCGGGGATGATTTAAAGCCTTGCCTTGATATAATGGCACAGCTGTTTGAAAAGGAGAATGCTTCCTCCTGCATGGATGCATCCGAAAAGCCAAGTAACCAAGAATTAACTGTAGCGACTGCACCCTCTTATTCCTTTCCAAAGCTCACGAATAGGCTGGAGGTTGATGAGAATATGGTGTCTATGATCAATGAATTATCTTCTTTGAGTCAGGTCGTTCAGCTATAA
- the LOC127314414 gene encoding protein CHUP1, chloroplastic, whose amino-acid sequence MKEDIMFDNQSKPCRSRVDSKSNQNPLKPKFGSSWGSQIVKGFTADKKTKKASAIASKKPPLASVENVNQSNQQIQYHSRVKRSLIGDFPCSPAGSQVHPHVFDCHGIRSPASHDLFFELDHLREQLRESKERESALQSELRQCKENPRVSELEKELDSRKNEIDRLARLKTSFEAEKTSLSEQLSALSSMVEQHEETVRLDGHGTRASVTGRDNASCSGNLEFEVVELRRLNKELQFQKRSLAIKLSSAESKLAVLEKNAESEIVAKAQAEASLLRHTNANLSKQVEGLQMSRLTEVEELAYLRWINSCLRHELCSSDQAPRAISDIGYNDGMACNDDHCDGDDPNADKSSDDKRLSIAERIKQWSQNDKNCQTTKKESLLDRAWIEATEARSPTRRHSLGGLKGCTQDLNIVKRRQSDTFICLPEAADEVASCNKDQTSREKSDLLMDKYDFAQSDSPRFILGKPEICKSQCLDVEKRTLRIPNPPPRPSVSLPHSSGPSNGPTVNPPRPPPPPPPPKFSTRSTGVMKRAPQVAELYHSLMRRDSKKDTSGGAICETANSANVRSSMIGEIENRSSHLQAIKADVETQGEFVKSLIKEVTDAAYKDIEDVVAFVKWLDDELGFLVDERAVLKHFDWPERKADTLREAAFGYQDLKKLESEVSNYKDDPRLPCDIALKKMITVSEKTERGVYSVLRTRDAMMRQCKEFNIPTDWMLDNNLISKIKFASVKLANMYMKRVAMELQYMGPLNKDLALEYMLLQAVRFAFRVHQFAGGFDTETMDAFEELRNLVHVRNSTQ is encoded by the exons ATGAAGGAGGATATCATGTTCGACAACCAATCGAAACCGTGCAGATCCAGGGTTGACTCCAAAAGCAACCAGAATCCTCTCAAGCCCAAATTTGGGTCATCATGGGGGTCCCAAATCGTCAAGGGGTTCACAGCCGACAAGAAAACCAAGAAGGCGTCAGCCATTGCAAGCAAGAAACCGCCTCTTGCAAGCGTGGAGAATGTCAACCAGAGCAACCAACAGATCCAATACCATTCTAGGGTTAAGAGATCTCTGATAGGAGATTTTCCTTGCTCACCTGCTGGTTCTCAAGTTCATCCCCATGTCTTTGATTGCCACGGTATTAGGTCCCCGGCATCTCATGATCTCTTCTTTGAGCTGGACCATCTCAGGGAACAACTACGTGAATCGAAGGAAAGAGAATCAGCATTGCAATCGGAGTTGCGGCAATGCAAAGAAAATCCAAGGGTTTCAGAACTCGAGAAGGAGCTTGACTCTAGGAAGAATGAGATTGACAGGCTTGCACGGCTTAAAACATCATTTGAAGCTGAGAAAACAAGTCTTTCTGAGCAGTTATCAGCTCTATCTTCTATGGTGGAGCAGCACGAGGAAACTGTAAGATTGGATGGGCATGGCACTAGGGCATCTGTTACAGGTCGGGACAATGCATCTTGTTCAGGGAACTTGGAGTTCGAAGTTGTTGAGCTGCGACGCTTAAACAAAGAGCTTCAGTTTCAGAAACGAAGTCTTGCAATCAAGCTCTCTTCAGCAGAGTCCAAATTGGCTGTCCTTGAAAAAAATGCAGAG AGCGAGATAGTTGCAAAGGCTCAAGCAGAGGCTTCGTTGTTGCGACACACAAATGCGAACTTGAGCAAGCAAGTTGAGGGCCTACAGATGAGTCGGCTAACTGAGGTTGAGGAGCTTGCTTATCTTCGGTGGATCAATTCATGTTTACGTCATGAGCTCTGTAGCTCAGATCAAGCACCTAGAGCAATCTCTGATATTGGTTATAATGATGGCATGGCTTGTAATGATGACCATTGTGATGGCGATGATCCAAATGCTGACAAAAGTTCTGATGATAAAAGACTAAGCATTGCTGAACGTATCAAGCAATGGTCTCAGAATGATAAGAATTGTCAAACAACTAAAAAGGAATCACTTCTTGATAGAGCATGGATTGAAGCCACTGAAGCGCGAAGCCCAACACGTAGGCACTCACTTGGTGGATTAAAGGGATGTACACAGGACTTGAACATTGTGAAGAGGAGGCAATCTGATACCTTTATCTGCCTTCCAGAGGCCGCAGATGAAGTAGCCTCTTGTAATAAGGATCAGACAAGCAGGGAGAAGAGTGATCTTCTAATGGACAAATATGATTTTGCTCAATCTGATAGTCCAAGATTTATTCTTGGCAAACCAGAAATATGCAAGTCTCAATGCTTGGATGTCGAAAAGCGCACCCTGCGCATTCCAAACCCTCCTCCAAGACCTTCAGTGTCCCTGCCACATTCTTCTGGCCCATCAAATGGACCGACTGTAAATCCACcccggcctcctccgcctcctcctccaccgaagTTTTCCACAAGGAGTACTGGGGTCATGAAGAGGGCACCCCAAGTTGCAGAGCTTTACCATTCACTTATGAGAAGGGACTCAAAGAAAGATACTTCTGGGGGTGCAATCTGCGAAACAGCTAACTCTGCAAATGTGCGGAGTAGCATGATTGGTGAAATTGAGAACCGTTCTTCACATTTGCAGGCT ATCAAGGCGGATGTTGAGACTCAAGGTGAATTTGTGAAATCGTTGATCAAGGAGGTGACTGATGCAGCTTACAAAGATATAGAAGATGTGGTTGCATTTGTGAAATGGCTCGACGATGAACTCGGTTTCCTG GTGGATGAGAGAGCAGTCCTGAAGCATTTTGATTGGCCCGAGAGGAAGGCAGACACTCTAAGAGAGGCAGCTTTTGGCTATCAAGACCTCAAAAAATTGGAATCAGAAGTTTCGAACTACAAAGACGATCCACGCCTTCCCTGTGACATTGCACTTAAGAAGATGATAACAGTGTCTGAAAA GACGGAGCGAGGTGTTTACAGTGTTCTGAGGACAAGGGATGCAATGATGAGGCAGTGCAAGGAGTTCAACATTCCTACTGACTGGATGCTTGACAACAATCTTATTAGCAAG ATAAAATTTGCTTCTGTCAAATTAGCAAACATGTACATGAAAAGAGTTGCAATGGAACTTCAGTATATGGGACCTCTGAACAAGGATCTAGCTCTGGAGTATATGCTGCTTCAGGCTGTGAGATTTGCCTTCAGAGTTCATCAG TTTGCCGGAGGGTTCGACACCGAGACCATGGATGCATTTGAGGAGCTGAGGAATCTCGTTCACGTCAGGAACAGTACCCAGTAG